One Gossypium hirsutum isolate 1008001.06 chromosome A11, Gossypium_hirsutum_v2.1, whole genome shotgun sequence genomic window carries:
- the LOC107923890 gene encoding squamosa promoter-binding-like protein 1, whose amino-acid sequence MEARFGSEAHHFYGMSPADLRAVGKRTVEWDLNDWKWDGDLFIASSINPISADTMGRQFFPLGSGIPGNSSNSSSSCSDDLNPKAQKGKRELEKKRRVTVVEDDSLNEETGSLTLKLGGQGDHGYPISQGEMKNWEGTSGKKTKLNGGSGNRAVCQVEDCGADLTNAKDYHRRHKVCEMHSKASKALVGNVMQRFCQQCSRFHVLQEFDDGKRSCRRRLAGHNKRRRKTNPATVVNGNSLNDEQTSGYLLLSLLKILSNMHSNRSDQTTDQDVLPQLLQSLANHTNEQGGRNISGLLPEPKGSEAGSALFLNGEGPPRPFRQHITEAASEIPQKGVHSHDARVTNVQGNAAGSVKMNNFDLNDTYIDSDYGADDIEGFPAPVNMGTSSLDCPSWVQQDSHQSSPPQTSGNSDSVSAQSPSSSSGDTQSRTDRIVFKLFGKEPNDFPLLLRAQILDWLSHSPTDIESYIRPGCVVLTIYLCQSEAAWDELCCDLSFSLNRLLDCSDDTFWRTGWICTRVQDQIAFIYKGQVVVDTSLPLGSNDSSKIISVKPIALCATERAKFSVKGVNMSRPATRLLCAVEGKYLVQEATHELMDDNDEFKAQDELQYLNFSCSIPTVSGRGFIEIEDDGYNSSFFPFIVAEDDVCSEIRMLESLLEITDAEAAVDRTGKMEAKNQAMDFIHEVGWLLHRSQLKSRLGDLVPNSAPFSLRRFKWLMEFSMDHEWCAVIKKLLNVLLDGVVGSGEHPSLNLALTEMGLLHRAVRKNCRPLVELLLRFIPEKGSSRLGLENEMVAGGIHESFLFRPDALGPSGLTPLHIAAGKDDSEDVLDALTDDPGKVGIDAWKSARDSTGSTPEDYARLRGHYSYIHLIQKKINKRHSEHVVVDVPGPLSDCSTNRKQNNESTSGFEIGQLELRSMKRHCKLCDQKLAYGYGTASRSLAYRPAMLSMVAIAAVCVCVALLFKSCPEVLYVFRPFRWELLDYGTS is encoded by the exons ATGGAGGCTAGATTTGGAAGTGAAGCTCATCATTTTTATGGTATGAGTCCAGCAGATTTGCGGGCAGTCGGGAAAAGGACAGTGGAGTGGGATTTGAATGATTGGAAATGGGATGGTGACCTTTTCATTGCTAGCTCGATAAATCCGATTTCTGCTGATACCATGGGAAGGCAGTTTTTTCCTCTGGGGTCTGGGATTCCTGGGAATTCATCCAATAGTTCATCATCATGCTCTGATGATTTGAATCCGAAAGCTCAGAAAGGGAAAAGGGAATTGGAGAAGAAGAGAAGGGTTACTGTTGTAGAAGATGACAGTTTGAATGAGGAAACAGGTAGCCTTACTTTGAAGCTTGGGGGCCAAGGTGATCATGGCTATCCAATCAGCCAAGGGGAGATGAAAAATTGGGAGGGAACTAGTGGGAAGAAGACTAAGTTGAATGGAGGATCTGGAAATCGTGCAGTATGTCAGGTTGAAGACTGTGGGGCTGATCTGACCAATGCCAAGGATTATCATAGACGGCATAAAGTTTGTGAGATGCATTCTAAGGCTAGCAAGGCACTGGTTGGAAATGTCATGCAGCGATTTTGTCAGCAGTGTAGTAG GTTTCATGTTCTTCAAGAGTTTGATGATGGTAAGAGAAGTTGTCGCAGACGTTTGGCTGGCCACAATAAAAGGAGGAGGAAAACTAACCCTGCCACTGTTGTCAATGGCAATTCCCTGAATGATGAGCAGACTAGTGGTTATCTACTGTTAAGTCTCTTGAAAATACTTTCAAACATGCATT CTAACAGATCTGACCAGACCACAGATCAGGATGTGCTACCTCAGCTTCTACAGAGCCTTGCAAACCATACTAATGAACAAGGAGGAAGAAACATATCTGGGCTTTTGCCTGAACCTAAAGGTTCAGAAGCTGGTTCGGCTTTGTTTTTGAATGGTGAAGGCCCTCCTCGGCCTTTTAGGCAGCACATCACTGAAGCTGCATCAGAGATACCACAGAAAGGAGTTCATTCTCATGATGCTAGGGTTACCAATGTCCAGGGCAATGCAGCTGGATCGGTCAAGATGAataattttgatttgaatgaCACATATATTGACTCAGACTATGGTGCAGATGACATTGAAGGGTTTCCTGCACCTGTAAATATGGGGACTAGTTCTCTTGATTGCCCTTCATGGGTCCAACAAGACTCTCATCAGTCAAGTCCACCACAGACCAGTGGGAATTCAGATTCAGTATCTGCCCAATCACCTTCTAGTTCTAGTGGTGATACTCAG AGCCGTACCGATAGGATTGTGTTTAAATTATTTGGGAAAGAACCAAATGATTTTCCTCTACTCTTGCGAGCACAG ATTCTTGACTGGCTATCTCATAGTCCCACTGACATTGAGAGCTATATTAGGCCCGGTTGCGTTGTTCTGACAATTTACCTTTGTCAATCCGAGGCTGCATGGGATGAG CTTTGCTGTGATCTGAGTTTCAGTTTGAATCGGCTTCTGGATTGTTCAGATGACACTTTCTGGAGGACTGGATGGATTTGTACAAGGGTTCAAGATCAGATAGCTTTCATTTATAAAG GTCAGGTTGTCGTAGATACATCTTTACCTCTCGGAAGCAACGATTCTAGTAAAATTATAAGTGTCAAGCCAATTGCTCTATGTGCAACTGAGAGAGCTAAATTTTCGGTTAAAGGTGTCAATATGTCTCGGCCAGCCACAAG GTTGCTCTGTGCAGTAGAAGGGAAGTATCTGGTACAGGAAGCTACTCATGAGTTGATGGATGACAATGATGAGTTCAAGGCGCAGGATGAACTTCAGTATCTTAACTTTTCTTGCTCTATCCCCACTGTGAGTGGAAGAGGATTCATTgag ATTGAAGATGATGGTTATAATAGCAGTTTCTTTCCTTTCATAGTTGCGGAGGATGATGTTTGTTCAGAGATCCGTATGCTTGAGAGTTTACTGGAGATTACTGACGCTGAAGCAGCTGTTGACAGAACTGGAAAAATGGAAGCCAAAAATCAAGCCATGGACTTCATTCATGAAGTTGGTTGGCTGCTTCATAGAAGTCAATTGAAGTCTAGATTGGGCGACTTGGTTCCTAACTCAGCACCCTTTTCTCTAAGGCGGTTTAAGTGGCTTATGGAGTTCTCTATGGACCATGAATGGTGTGCTGTAATAAAGAAACTCTTAAATGTTCTTCTTGATGGAGTAGTGGGTTCAGGAGAGCACCCTTCACTTAACCTTGCATTAACAGAGATGGGTCTTCTTCATAGAGCTGTTAGGAAAAATTGTAGACCTCTGGTGGAACTCCTTTTGAGATTCATCCCTGAGAAAGGTTCAAGTAGATTAGGATTGGAGAACGAGATGGTAGCTGGTGGGATTCATGAAAGCTTCTTGTTTAGGCCTGATGCTCTAGGCCCTTCAGGTTTGACTCCTCTTCACATTGCAGCTGGTAAAGATGATTCTGAGGACGTACTGGATGCATTAACTGATGATCCTGGAAAG GTCGGCATCGATGCTTGGAAGAGTGCTCGAGACAGCACTGGCTCTACACCTGAAGATTATGCTCGTCTACGTGGCCACTACTCATACATCCACCTCATACAGAAGAAAATTAATAAGAGACATTCTGAGCATGTGGTGGTTGACGTTCCCGGTCCCCTCTCTGATTGCAGCACAAACAGGAAGCAAAATAACGAGTCAACTTCTGGCTTTGAGATTGGCCAACTAGAATTAAGGTCCATGAAGCGACATTGCAAGCTTTGTGATCAAAAGCTGGCCTATGGGTATGGAACAGCCAGCAGGTCATTGGCATACAGGCCTGCGATGCTATCAATGGTAGCAATAGCTGCAGTATGCGTCTGTGTTGCTCTACTATTTAAGAGCTGTCCTGAAGTTCTGTATGTTTTCCGTCCCTTCAGGTGGGAATTGTTGGACTATGGAACTAGCTGA